CCATTGGGAATTGGCTTTCATGTTTCCCAATTtggtttgtttatgtttttcatttatTGTTGGACGAGGGATTTACTCTTTATATGAGGAAGTGTGGaaattaatgatgttttttCCCTTGCAGGATACCAAAAAAGGACAACAACCATCTAAGGTATGCATTGTAGTATTTAGCTTTAGAAGAAAAACCATGAATATTTAGCTTCATTTTCTGTAGGTAAAATATGGCATATTTCTTATTGGTTTTTGTATTGTAGTTGTTAAGTACAAGCAATTTATGAAACAAAAGAAATGAAGTATTTTACAGGTCGTTCTAAAGCAGTCTAGTAGACTAAATTATGCCAGGCAGTTTATTGTTGTTATTTAAAGTTTTGTCAGTTAATTTATCTGTCTTCATGTTTGCATCGCGCCTTGACTTTGAATGAGATATTGAAAATTTGAGATCATTATGCATCAATGCATTCTGAAATCTGAATTAGAGAAAAAGTTTTGTGGCAATGCATAGATTGGATTGCACAACAATGTTCCAGTTTTATTGATTTATCATTTCTCAAGCTCAAGCAATGTTTAACTACGATTTCTAATATCCGTTGGAATTCATGGGGAGTTTGGATAGAAATTTGTTTTGCATGCAGCTTAAGGCTGATATAGTTCATTCTTGATTGCTCTTCATGCGATTCTTGTTGGGAAAATCTTACTTATTTGACATCCATATAATTATTGTTATAGTTCTTCGTTGATGCTGGAAATTTCAATTTCAGAATCAAATCAAATTCGTTACCCGTCAAAAGCGTGCTGATGCAAAGAAAGCTCTCAAAAGTCTCCTTTACAATGGTGGAGCCTCGAGATTTTCATTTGCGGTATGCTTTCTAGACTTTAGTTTCTACAAAGTAACTGTCATTTTATGTTgctattagtattatcttttattttacttaCTGTTGCAATGATCGCTTAATGAActcattttaattaatcaaCGTATGCAgtttaaaattaagaaatacatgctGAGTGGCTGCAGATTTATCTCCTTCCCCTATCAATCGAAGAAATGCTAATGAACTCAttttaattaatctaaaaaaatgcaacttttatttttttcagacATTTGTATAATGTTTTTACTTGCACCTAACACCTCATATTGtatactcttttattttttctgttaaaattactataaaaaattGCAAAGGCGGTGTTTTATGGTGTTGCATTCTGGTAGGACAAAGAAACCAAATGGAAACTTGATGGAAACTCTGATGGTCGTTCAAATAGCTCTTCCAATAAAGGTCAACCAAAACCTGATCGGCGGTTTGGTGGAAAACCACCGAAGAAAACTAAAAGTGAGTTCCTTTCAGttcacattttctttttcacctTTTCCTTCCCCACCGTGTGTCACATTTTTcgtattggtaaaaaaaatatggttataAGTATAGGATCTGGTAGCAAATCATTTTGATCGAAAATGCATAAAACCGCTCTTAGAAACATTACAAATACACTCTCTGGCTGGCATTGAGGCTAATTACTAGAATTCTCTTTCTAAAATGTTAAATACTTTCTCAGTCAAAGATTGTCTTGTCTTAGTAAGAATAAGTTTCTCCATTTTGAGTGATATCTGTAACATTTCAAATCATGGAAATTAAGacaaattcattcaatttttaattCATATTCTGGAACTTAGGAGAGTGCACACTTCCAGCGAAATATATAGTTTTAGTGAGCAGTCATTGTAGTTAATTTAATTACGATTTGGTACATTGTAATCATCACGCACTTTATTATGTGTACATTCTAGACCAGTAATTCATCCGAAcatgaatttaagattttttgTTATGCTACTGTGACTTTGTTGTTCCATTGAATGTTTCTTAAATGTTGTTAATTTCGCTAACTATTGATCTCCATTGTATGGTCAGaaaaaatcaaaagagaaaGTTTTTATGAGGACACTGATGACGAACCTGAAGAAGTATTTCATGCAACATTTGGTAACAAACACTATACATGGTCCTTCAAGAAGGGAACTTTTTCTGAGCATTCCACATATGGGTTTGAATGGAGGGAACATACAAATAGGACAAACACAAACAAGTGGAAAACCGCAAGTGATGATGAGTCTGATGATAATGATGAAGACTATGCTTCATGCCGTGTAGGATCAATTTCTGATAGAACTATTCTTGGTTTGCCTCCAACAGGTCCATTAAAGATAGAAGATGTTAAAATTGCGTAAGTGCTTTAGGTTTCATGTTTAGTGTTAGGTCTTGTACCAGACATATCATATGCACATTACGTACCGCTGATATCTCTTTATTGCCTTTGCAGTTACCGGTCATCAGCTTTGAAATGGCATCCTGATAAGCATCAAGGCCCTTCACAGGTTCGTTTGAAATATTTGTTTAGCCGAATCTGCTACTTAAATAAATGCTAGAAACAAAAAGGAAATTGAAAGGATATGTTGTCAATTGTGAATCACAtaaaatagcagtttgttcaaattctgctatgcaGCAATGTCTCTAGtgccactatttgacaacatatGAACCTAAATAGCATATCATGGAACAATAGCGATTTGTCCTAATTCTACTGTTATAGCGTTGTATTTCCGTTATAGCTGCTATTTAACAACATTGATTCCATATTATAAAAACTAGATGCGCCGTAAACGCCACCATTCTTgcccgcctttctttttggttATATGAACTTACGACTATCTGGTCTTATATATGCACTTAACCTTTCCGTGATTGTAGGCAATGGCTGAAGAAAAATTTAAACTATGTGCAAATGCATACAAGACATTATGTAATGCTCTCTCCCCAGCATAGAAGGCAACATGGCTTCTCAAAGCTTCCTTAATTTCACAGTCACTGCTGGTCACCGGTGTAGTTGCATGTAGGATCAAATTTAATTGGTTGTACTTTATTCACaataaagttaaaaaatttGCATCTATTTATGTAACTTTAAAAGTGCTCATTCTAACCAGAAGAGTAGTAATGGGATCCGGATTCCGCGCAGTCGAATTTTCCGTGCAATCATGCAGTCGGTCACTTTATGGTCgtccgatcttgatcggacgATCATGATTTAACAACTGTATTTTTTGACTGTATTTATTTAAACCGTCTGATCGTGATCGGACGACTATCAAGTGACTGCACTGAAAATTCAAATGCACCTAATCCAATTCCGTAGTAATGGGAGAAATTCTAATATGGGCACAAACccaaataattttcttttaggCACACTTacaaaaaaggtaaaaaaataaaaagaaaatgattaaaGTGATAAGAAGAATTGTATTAtttgaatatcaaaatataGACATTGTATGCATTTATCATTGGATTATTTTTAGAGTGAGTATGCCAAATCAAATTAGTAATGTCATGTTAGATAGTGAAAGGAAGTGGTTTCTGAATACGTCTGCTTATTGACATCTTGCTGGAAAATAACTGCTAAAAAGATTGTACAAGACAGATTTTCATTTCATAAGTGGAAATCAATTCAATCAAATAGACCAAAATAAAAGTTTCACTCAGTTACTGtcttgtttgtttcttttcaaatagaccaagcttttttttttaaaggaaaatagACCAAACTATAGCTTACTAGATTGCTTCAAGATacaacatgatttttttttttacgaaacaTGTGAGCTTCTGAGCTTCACATCATTGATGAGCAAGAGAGATAACATTATTTAGGAGAGTGCATTTCACGCCCACCCAACTAATAATATCATGTCAAATCGATCCAAAAATAGCACAATTCAAGaataaatgattaaaattttctaaaactTCACAACTAGCCGAGTCATTACACAAACAACCATGAAAATCTAAATTGGACTTAGTGGGTATGTAACGCTAGTTCGATCGAGGATTGGAGAGGAGAGGTGGAAGAAAAGGCTTGAGATGGATTTAGAAAGCCTATCACCAAGAAGCCTCCAAACaaagagatttatttttgctATTCTACTGATTTTCTCACGCTCCTATGAAATTACCAAAATATCCGCTACTTAAAGTAGCAGACACCCATCAAAAACACCCTACCTTAGTACATATTAACTTATTGTctactacttaaatagcggaaaggtaaaattgaaaaatcgtAG
This portion of the Trifolium pratense cultivar HEN17-A07 linkage group LG3, ARS_RC_1.1, whole genome shotgun sequence genome encodes:
- the LOC123918064 gene encoding uncharacterized protein LOC123918064; this translates as MCLVNMQIITRWRNILSINNHIIPSISHFSAFHSTPCSCHKWNTNPDTKKGQQPSKNQIKFVTRQKRADAKKALKSLLYNGGASRFSFADKETKWKLDGNSDGRSNSSSNKGQPKPDRRFGGKPPKKTKKKIKRESFYEDTDDEPEEVFHATFGNKHYTWSFKKGTFSEHSTYGFEWREHTNRTNTNKWKTASDDESDDNDEDYASCRVGSISDRTILGLPPTGPLKIEDVKIAYRSSALKWHPDKHQGPSQAMAEEKFKLCANAYKTLCNALSPA